A single genomic interval of Luteolibacter sp. Y139 harbors:
- a CDS encoding DsbA family protein has product NQDALDYDDLAEYAAILELDASRLIMEVTANVYAGRVREDFSSGLRSGVNGTPTFFINGVRYDGPRAVEPMVAALTYSGGW; this is encoded by the coding sequence AAACCAGGATGCCCTCGATTATGACGACCTCGCCGAATACGCGGCGATCTTGGAACTCGATGCTTCCCGCCTGATCATGGAAGTCACGGCCAATGTCTATGCCGGCCGCGTGCGCGAAGATTTCAGCAGTGGGCTGAGGAGCGGGGTGAACGGAACGCCAACCTTTTTCATCAACGGCGTGCGCTACGACGGACCGCGCGCGGTCGAGCCAATGGTGGCAGCGCTCACCTATTCAGGCGGGTGGTAG